A single window of Flagellimonas maritima DNA harbors:
- the rpsJ gene encoding 30S ribosomal protein S10, producing MSQKIRIKLKSYDHNLVDKSAEKIVKTVKTTGAVVTGPIPLPTHKKIFTVLRSPHVNKKSREQFQLSSYKRLLDIYSSSSKTIDALMKLELPSGVEVEIKV from the coding sequence ATGAGTCAAAAAATTAGAATAAAACTTAAGTCTTATGATCACAACTTGGTGGATAAATCTGCTGAGAAGATTGTAAAGACAGTTAAGACAACAGGCGCTGTGGTTACGGGTCCAATTCCATTGCCAACGCACAAAAAAATATTTACGGTTTTGCGTTCACCTCACGTGAACAAGAAATCCAGAGAGCAGTTCCAATTGAGTTCTTACAAGAGGCTCCTGGATATTTATAGCTCTTCATCAAAAACCATTGACGCACTTATGAAGCTTGAGCTTCCTAGTGGCGTTGAGGTGGAGATAAAAGTGTAA
- the rplF gene encoding 50S ribosomal protein L6, whose product MSRIGNNPIAISEGVTVEVNENVVTVKGKLGELSQEFSGVAIKVEEGNVHIARPSDSKEHKAKHGLYRSLVSNMVDGVSKGWTKELELVGVGYRASNQGQKLDLALGFSHNIVLDIAPEVKIETISEKGKNPIVKLTSHDKQLVGQVAAKIRAFRKPEPYKGKGIKFVGEQLRRKAGKSA is encoded by the coding sequence ATGTCTAGAATAGGTAACAATCCAATTGCAATTTCAGAGGGTGTCACTGTAGAAGTGAATGAGAATGTAGTTACCGTAAAAGGTAAATTGGGGGAGCTTTCCCAAGAATTTTCAGGAGTTGCTATAAAAGTTGAGGAAGGAAATGTTCATATAGCTCGCCCATCTGATTCAAAGGAGCACAAAGCAAAACATGGACTATATCGCTCCTTGGTAAGCAATATGGTAGACGGTGTTTCTAAAGGATGGACAAAAGAATTGGAATTGGTAGGTGTAGGGTATAGAGCAAGTAACCAAGGTCAAAAATTGGATCTGGCTTTGGGTTTCTCTCATAATATCGTATTGGATATAGCTCCTGAAGTAAAAATCGAGACGATTTCTGAAAAAGGAAAGAATCCTATCGTAAAACTAACGTCTCATGACAAACAATTGGTAGGTCAAGTAGCGGCGAAAATTAGGGCTTTCCGTAAGCCTGAGCCTTACAAAGGAAAAGGAATTAAGTTTGTCGGTGAACAATTAAGAAGAAAAGCAGGTAAATCAGCATAA
- the rplN gene encoding 50S ribosomal protein L14, with product MLQQESRLKVADNTGAKEVLTIRVLGGTKRRYASLGDKIVVTVKEAAPNGTVKKGSVSTAVVVRTKKEVRRPDGSYIRFDDNACVLLNPTGEMRGTRVFGPVARELRDKQFMKIVSLAPEVL from the coding sequence ATGTTACAGCAAGAATCTAGATTAAAGGTCGCGGACAATACAGGTGCAAAAGAAGTTTTGACCATTCGCGTACTGGGAGGAACAAAAAGAAGATATGCTTCTCTGGGAGATAAAATAGTGGTTACTGTCAAAGAGGCCGCTCCAAATGGAACAGTAAAAAAAGGTTCTGTCTCTACGGCTGTTGTAGTTAGAACAAAAAAAGAAGTAAGAAGACCTGATGGATCTTATATTCGTTTTGATGACAACGCTTGTGTTTTGCTGAATCCAACAGGAGAAATGAGAGGGACCAGAGTATTTGGACCAGTTGCCAGAGAATTAAGGGACAAACAGTTCATGAAAATAGTTTCACTAGCTCCAGAGGTGCTTTAA
- the rpmC gene encoding 50S ribosomal protein L29, giving the protein MKQSEIKELSIEELKERLAELKKQHADLRMAHSVTPLENPLQIRKTRRTVARLATELTKRELQ; this is encoded by the coding sequence ATGAAACAGTCAGAGATAAAGGAACTTTCAATTGAAGAGCTAAAAGAACGATTGGCCGAGTTGAAAAAGCAGCATGCCGATTTAAGGATGGCACATTCGGTTACACCTTTGGAAAATCCATTACAGATAAGAAAAACAAGAAGGACGGTAGCAAGACTTGCAACAGAATTAACTAAAAGGGAATTACAATAA
- the rpsS gene encoding 30S ribosomal protein S19, whose translation MARSLKKGPYVHHSLEKKVQNNIDSGKKTVIKTWSRASMITPDFVGQTIAVHNGRQFVPVYVTENMVGHKLGEFSPTRSFRGHAGAKNKGKK comes from the coding sequence ATGGCACGTTCATTAAAAAAAGGACCTTACGTTCATCATAGTCTGGAAAAGAAAGTCCAGAACAACATAGATTCAGGTAAGAAAACGGTTATCAAAACATGGTCTAGAGCCTCAATGATAACGCCAGATTTCGTAGGACAAACCATAGCTGTACACAATGGGAGACAATTCGTTCCTGTTTACGTTACGGAAAATATGGTGGGTCACAAGCTTGGGGAATTTTCACCTACTAGATCTTTTAGAGGTCATGCAGGAGCTAAAAACAAAGGTAAAAAGTAA
- the rpsC gene encoding 30S ribosomal protein S3 produces MGQKTNPIGNRLGIIRGWESNWYGGNDYGDKLAEDDKIRKYIHARLAKASVSRVIIERTLKLITITITTARPGIIIGKGGQEVDKLKEELKKITNKEVQINIHEIKRPEVDANLVAASVARQIESRISYRRAIKMAIAAAMRMNAEGIKIQISGRLNGAEMARSESYKDGRIPLSTFRADIDYALHEAHTTYGRLGIKVWIMKGEVYGKRELSPLVGLSKGQGKGGKQDGKKPQRRRK; encoded by the coding sequence ATGGGACAAAAGACCAATCCGATAGGGAATCGTTTAGGAATCATCAGAGGATGGGAATCCAACTGGTATGGTGGTAACGATTATGGCGATAAGCTGGCTGAAGATGACAAAATAAGAAAGTACATTCATGCACGTTTGGCAAAGGCCAGTGTATCAAGAGTAATTATTGAAAGAACTTTAAAACTAATTACCATTACTATTACTACAGCTAGACCTGGTATTATTATTGGTAAAGGTGGGCAAGAAGTTGATAAGCTTAAAGAAGAGCTAAAGAAAATCACCAATAAAGAAGTTCAAATCAATATTCACGAAATAAAAAGACCTGAAGTTGATGCCAATCTGGTTGCTGCTAGCGTAGCACGACAGATTGAAAGCAGGATTTCATACAGACGTGCCATTAAAATGGCAATTGCAGCAGCAATGCGTATGAATGCAGAAGGTATAAAGATTCAAATCTCCGGACGTTTGAACGGAGCTGAAATGGCACGTTCAGAATCGTACAAAGATGGCAGAATACCTTTGTCTACATTTAGGGCAGATATTGATTATGCTTTGCATGAGGCGCATACTACTTATGGTAGGCTTGGAATAAAGGTTTGGATCATGAAGGGTGAAGTTTATGGTAAAAGAGAACTATCCCCGTTGGTAGGATTGTCAAAAGGTCAAGGAAAAGGCGGCAAACAAGATGGCAAAAAGCCACAACGCCGTAGAAAGTAA
- the rpsN gene encoding 30S ribosomal protein S14 yields MAKESMKAREVKRAKMVAKYAEKRKALKEAGDYEALQKLPKNASPVRMRNRCKLTGRPRGYMRTFGISRVTFREMANQGLIPGVKKASW; encoded by the coding sequence ATGGCTAAGGAATCAATGAAAGCCCGTGAGGTAAAAAGGGCAAAAATGGTTGCAAAATACGCGGAAAAGAGAAAAGCTTTAAAAGAAGCTGGCGATTATGAAGCTTTACAGAAGCTTCCTAAAAATGCTTCTCCGGTTCGTATGAGAAATCGTTGCAAATTAACAGGTAGACCAAGAGGATACATGAGAACATTTGGTATATCTAGGGTTACTTTTAGGGAGATGGCCAATCAAGGCTTGATACCAGGAGTTAAAAAAGCAAGTTGGTAA
- the rplO gene encoding 50S ribosomal protein L15: MDLHNLKPAEGAVNRDGKRLGRGQASGKGGTAARGHKGAKSRSGYSKKIGFEGGQMPLQRRVPKFGFNNINRKEYQGINLSKLQELVDNGTIKNEVTLDTLVENRLARKNDLVKILGDGELKASLKVSVHKFTASAKSAIEAAGGEAISL, translated from the coding sequence ATGGATTTACATAATCTTAAACCAGCAGAAGGCGCTGTAAACAGAGATGGAAAACGTTTAGGAAGAGGCCAAGCCTCTGGTAAGGGCGGAACTGCAGCAAGAGGTCACAAAGGAGCAAAATCCAGATCTGGATATTCCAAAAAAATTGGTTTTGAAGGTGGACAAATGCCTTTGCAAAGACGTGTTCCTAAATTTGGTTTTAACAACATCAATAGAAAGGAATATCAAGGAATCAATTTGAGCAAATTGCAAGAGTTGGTAGATAACGGTACTATAAAAAATGAAGTAACGTTGGATACCCTTGTAGAAAATAGATTGGCCCGCAAAAACGATTTGGTGAAAATTTTAGGGGATGGCGAGTTAAAAGCATCTTTAAAAGTATCCGTACATAAATTTACTGCTTCAGCTAAATCTGCGATTGAAGCTGCAGGAGGAGAGGCAATAAGTCTATAA
- the rplP gene encoding 50S ribosomal protein L16 — protein sequence MLQPKRTKFRKAQKGRMKGNSQRGHQLSNGMFGIKSLDSHFITSRQIEAARIAATRYMKRQGQLWIKIFPDKPITKKPLEVRMGKGKGAPEYFVAVVKPGRIMFEVAGVPMDIAKEALRLAAQKLPVKTKFIVARDYSA from the coding sequence ATGTTACAGCCAAAAAGAACAAAATTTCGTAAAGCCCAGAAGGGACGTATGAAAGGTAATTCACAAAGGGGGCACCAACTTTCCAACGGAATGTTTGGTATCAAGTCCTTGGATTCACACTTCATAACTTCCCGTCAAATAGAGGCTGCGCGTATTGCTGCGACAAGGTATATGAAGAGGCAAGGTCAACTTTGGATTAAAATATTTCCGGACAAGCCCATTACCAAAAAGCCTCTTGAGGTACGTATGGGTAAGGGTAAGGGTGCTCCAGAATATTTTGTAGCGGTTGTCAAACCTGGAAGAATTATGTTTGAAGTTGCAGGTGTTCCCATGGACATTGCAAAGGAAGCTTTAAGACTTGCAGCTCAAAAATTGCCCGTGAAAACTAAATTTATCGTAGCTAGGGATTATTCCGCTTAA
- the rpsH gene encoding 30S ribosomal protein S8, with translation MLTDPISDYLTRIRNASSAGHRVVDIPASNLKRQITKILFDQGYILSYKFEDNKVQGNIKIALKYDKFTKEPVIKKLQRVSKPGLRKYSGSGELPRVLNGLGVAIVSTSYGVMTSKQAKQDNVGGEVLCYVY, from the coding sequence ATGCTTACAGATCCAATTTCAGATTATTTGACCAGAATAAGAAACGCTAGCAGTGCGGGTCATAGGGTAGTGGATATCCCTGCTTCCAACCTAAAAAGACAGATTACTAAAATATTGTTCGATCAAGGATATATATTAAGTTACAAGTTTGAGGATAACAAAGTTCAAGGGAACATAAAAATTGCCTTAAAATATGACAAGTTTACCAAAGAACCAGTAATCAAAAAATTACAAAGAGTCAGTAAGCCAGGACTTCGTAAATATTCAGGTTCAGGTGAGCTTCCAAGAGTGCTTAACGGGTTGGGTGTGGCCATAGTCTCAACATCATATGGTGTTATGACAAGCAAACAAGCAAAGCAAGACAATGTTGGTGGCGAAGTATTGTGCTACGTTTATTAA
- the rpsQ gene encoding 30S ribosomal protein S17 yields the protein MEKRNLRKERVGVVTSNKMEKSIVVSEVKRVKHPMYGKFVLKTKKYVAHDEKNDCNEGDTVKIMETRPLSKTKCWRLVEILERAK from the coding sequence ATGGAAAAAAGAAATTTAAGAAAAGAAAGAGTGGGCGTTGTTACCAGCAACAAAATGGAGAAATCAATAGTGGTTTCTGAGGTAAAGCGTGTAAAACATCCAATGTACGGTAAGTTCGTTTTGAAGACAAAGAAATATGTTGCCCATGACGAGAAAAATGATTGTAATGAAGGTGACACCGTCAAAATAATGGAGACAAGACCATTGAGCAAGACTAAATGTTGGAGATTGGTTGAAATCCTTGAAAGAGCTAAATAA
- the rplV gene encoding 50S ribosomal protein L22, with protein sequence MGVRKRQMAERLKEEKKQLAIAKLNNCPTSPRKMRLVADLVRGKQVEMALAILRFNPKEASRKLEKLLLSAIANWESKNEEANIEDADLVIKEIRVDGGTMLKRLRPAPQGRAHRIRKRSNHVTMILESNNNVES encoded by the coding sequence ATGGGAGTTCGTAAAAGACAGATGGCCGAAAGGTTAAAAGAAGAAAAAAAGCAGCTTGCTATTGCCAAGTTGAACAATTGTCCTACTTCACCAAGAAAAATGCGTTTGGTCGCCGACTTGGTAAGAGGAAAACAAGTAGAGATGGCACTCGCAATTTTGAGATTTAATCCTAAGGAAGCTTCAAGGAAGCTAGAGAAATTATTACTTTCCGCGATCGCCAATTGGGAATCGAAGAATGAGGAGGCCAATATTGAAGATGCTGACCTTGTTATAAAGGAAATCCGTGTGGATGGAGGTACTATGTTAAAAAGACTAAGACCAGCGCCACAGGGGAGAGCACATAGAATTAGAAAACGTTCCAATCATGTTACCATGATTTTGGAATCCAATAACAACGTTGAAAGCTAG
- the rplR gene encoding 50S ribosomal protein L18 — translation MGLSKTERKLRIRRRIRKVSSGTETRPRLSVFRSNKEIYAQLIDDINGVTLAAASSRDKGVEAKGTKTEIATQVGKAIAEKGKKLGIEAVAFDRGGNLYHGRVKSLAEGAREAGLKF, via the coding sequence ATGGGATTATCTAAAACTGAAAGAAAATTACGAATCAGAAGAAGAATACGAAAAGTATCTTCTGGTACTGAAACAAGACCAAGATTGTCTGTTTTTAGAAGTAATAAAGAGATATACGCTCAATTGATAGATGATATTAATGGAGTTACGTTAGCAGCTGCATCATCACGAGATAAAGGTGTAGAAGCTAAAGGAACAAAGACTGAGATTGCTACTCAGGTTGGTAAGGCAATTGCAGAAAAAGGAAAAAAGCTAGGTATAGAAGCTGTAGCTTTTGATAGAGGCGGAAACCTTTATCACGGTAGGGTAAAATCATTGGCAGAAGGCGCAAGAGAAGCAGGACTAAAATTCTAA
- the rpsE gene encoding 30S ribosomal protein S5 encodes MYQKYKNVETVKPGGLELKDRLVGVQRVTKVTKGGRAFGFSAIVVVGDENGVVGHGLGKSKEVATAIAKAIEDAKKNLIRIPLNKGTLPHEQKGKFGGARVFIKPASHGTGVIAGGAVRAVLEAVGVNDVLSKSQGSSNPHNVVKATFDALLQLRGAQTVANQRGISLEKVFKG; translated from the coding sequence ATGTACCAAAAATATAAAAACGTAGAAACAGTCAAGCCAGGAGGACTGGAGTTGAAAGACCGCTTAGTAGGTGTCCAAAGGGTCACTAAAGTTACTAAAGGTGGTAGAGCATTTGGTTTTTCGGCAATTGTTGTAGTTGGTGATGAGAACGGGGTTGTTGGACATGGATTGGGAAAATCCAAGGAAGTTGCCACTGCCATTGCAAAAGCAATTGAAGATGCAAAGAAAAATCTAATTAGAATTCCTTTAAATAAAGGAACGCTTCCACATGAGCAAAAAGGTAAATTTGGAGGTGCACGCGTGTTTATTAAACCAGCATCGCATGGTACGGGAGTAATTGCAGGAGGTGCGGTTAGAGCAGTACTGGAAGCAGTTGGCGTTAACGATGTATTATCAAAATCGCAAGGTTCTTCCAACCCACATAATGTTGTTAAAGCTACATTTGATGCTCTCTTACAACTAAGAGGAGCTCAAACCGTTGCCAACCAAAGAGGTATTTCTTTGGAAAAAGTCTTTAAGGGATAA
- the rplW gene encoding 50S ribosomal protein L23, whose amino-acid sequence MSVLIKPIITEKMTADSELFNRYGFYVNPTANKLQIKDAVEATYGVSVKKVRTMNYGPNRKSRYAKTGIQHGKTNSLKKAIVDVVEGDIIDFYSNL is encoded by the coding sequence ATGAGTGTGTTGATAAAACCAATCATTACGGAAAAAATGACCGCGGACAGCGAGCTTTTCAATCGTTATGGTTTCTACGTTAATCCAACGGCCAACAAGCTTCAAATTAAAGATGCTGTTGAGGCCACCTATGGTGTTTCTGTGAAAAAGGTTAGAACTATGAATTATGGTCCAAATCGTAAGAGTCGTTATGCCAAAACAGGAATCCAACACGGAAAAACAAATTCCTTGAAAAAGGCAATTGTTGATGTAGTGGAAGGCGATATTATTGATTTTTACAGTAATCTATAA
- the rplD gene encoding 50S ribosomal protein L4, with product MKVAVLDIKGKETGRKVDLSDDVFAIEPNEHAIYLDVKQYLAHQRQGTHKAKERAEIAGSTRKIKKQKGTGTARAGSIKSPIFRGGGRIFGPRPKNYQQKLNKNVKRLARKSALTLKSKEKSIMVVEDFNFEAPKTKDFKAFLTSLGIENKKSLIVLGDSNNNVYLSSRNLERSEVIINSELSTYKIINAKNVVLTESALEGIESNLKK from the coding sequence ATGAAGGTTGCAGTTTTAGATATTAAAGGAAAAGAAACAGGAAGAAAGGTTGACCTTTCTGATGATGTTTTCGCTATAGAGCCCAATGAGCATGCTATATATTTAGATGTTAAGCAGTATTTGGCGCACCAAAGACAGGGTACCCACAAAGCTAAGGAAAGAGCTGAAATAGCCGGTAGTACTAGAAAAATCAAGAAACAGAAGGGCACTGGTACAGCTAGGGCAGGTAGTATCAAATCTCCTATTTTTAGAGGAGGTGGTAGAATTTTTGGCCCAAGACCTAAAAATTACCAGCAAAAATTGAACAAAAATGTTAAGCGTTTAGCTCGTAAATCAGCCTTAACATTAAAGTCAAAAGAAAAGTCTATAATGGTGGTCGAGGACTTCAATTTTGAAGCTCCAAAAACTAAGGATTTCAAAGCATTTTTGACTTCTCTTGGAATAGAAAATAAAAAGTCTCTTATCGTGTTGGGCGATTCAAATAATAATGTATATTTGTCGTCGCGCAATTTAGAGCGTTCAGAAGTCATAATCAATTCAGAATTAAGTACTTACAAAATAATTAATGCTAAAAATGTAGTATTGACCGAAAGTGCTCTGGAAGGAATAGAATCGAACCTAAAGAAATAA
- the rplE gene encoding 50S ribosomal protein L5, whose protein sequence is MSYIPRLKKEYKERVVKALSEEFGYKNVMQVPKLEKIVVSRGVGAAVSDKKLIDHAVDELTNITGQKAIATMSKKDVATFKLRKGMPIGAKVTLRGERMYEFLDRLITSALPRVRDFQGIRATGFDGRGNYNLGITEQIIFPEINIDKINRINGMDITFVTSADTDKEAKSLLSELGLPFKKN, encoded by the coding sequence ATGAGTTACATTCCAAGATTAAAAAAAGAATATAAAGAACGTGTTGTTAAGGCACTTTCTGAGGAATTTGGTTACAAAAATGTAATGCAGGTCCCAAAGTTGGAAAAAATAGTGGTAAGCCGCGGAGTTGGAGCTGCAGTATCTGATAAAAAGCTTATTGACCATGCTGTTGATGAGTTGACAAATATCACTGGTCAAAAAGCCATTGCTACAATGTCCAAGAAAGATGTTGCGACCTTCAAATTGAGAAAGGGCATGCCTATTGGAGCTAAAGTTACACTACGTGGAGAAAGAATGTATGAGTTTCTGGATAGATTGATTACTTCCGCTCTTCCCCGTGTTCGTGATTTTCAAGGAATCAGAGCTACTGGTTTTGATGGTAGAGGAAATTATAACCTTGGTATTACTGAGCAAATTATTTTCCCAGAAATCAATATAGACAAAATCAACAGAATAAATGGGATGGATATCACATTCGTAACTTCTGCAGATACAGATAAAGAAGCAAAATCATTGCTAAGCGAATTGGGATTACCCTTTAAAAAGAACTAG
- the rplX gene encoding 50S ribosomal protein L24, producing the protein MKLKIKTGDTVRVIAGDHKGTEGKVLRVDREKNKAIVEGANTVSKHEKPSANNPQGGIVKKEAPIHISNLSLIDPKSGETTRIGYEVRDGKKVRLSKKSNEVI; encoded by the coding sequence ATGAAGTTGAAAATTAAAACAGGGGATACGGTTAGAGTCATTGCGGGAGACCACAAGGGCACAGAAGGTAAAGTACTTCGGGTTGACCGTGAAAAGAACAAGGCTATCGTTGAAGGTGCTAACACAGTTTCCAAACACGAGAAGCCAAGTGCTAACAACCCTCAGGGAGGAATTGTAAAAAAGGAAGCCCCTATCCATATTTCCAATCTTTCGTTGATTGATCCCAAATCAGGAGAAACAACAAGAATAGGTTATGAAGTAAGGGATGGGAAAAAAGTAAGGCTTTCCAAAAAATCCAATGAAGTAATTTAG
- the rplC gene encoding 50S ribosomal protein L3 yields the protein MSGLIGRKIGMTSIFDENGKNIPCTVLEAGPCVVTQVRTEEVDGYSALQLGFDDKAERRANKAELGHVKKAGASPKKKVVEFRDFEGEFKLGDTLNVELFTEGEFVDVIGTSKGKGFQGVVKRHGFAGVGQATHGQHNRLRAPGSIGAASYPARVFKGMKMAGRMGGERVTVQNLRVLKVVPEKNLIVVKGCVPGHKNAYVTIEK from the coding sequence ATGTCTGGGTTAATAGGAAGAAAAATCGGTATGACCAGCATCTTCGACGAGAATGGAAAGAACATTCCATGTACCGTTCTTGAAGCTGGACCATGCGTGGTTACCCAAGTCAGAACCGAAGAGGTCGACGGGTACAGTGCCCTTCAGCTTGGTTTCGATGACAAGGCAGAAAGACGTGCAAACAAGGCTGAATTGGGTCATGTTAAAAAAGCAGGTGCTTCTCCTAAAAAGAAAGTCGTTGAGTTCCGAGATTTTGAAGGTGAGTTTAAATTAGGAGATACTTTAAATGTTGAGCTTTTCACAGAAGGAGAGTTTGTTGATGTTATTGGTACATCAAAAGGTAAAGGTTTCCAAGGTGTTGTTAAAAGACACGGTTTTGCCGGTGTTGGTCAAGCAACCCATGGACAGCACAACAGATTAAGAGCCCCCGGTTCTATTGGTGCTGCCTCGTATCCTGCAAGAGTTTTTAAAGGAATGAAAATGGCAGGTAGAATGGGTGGTGAAAGAGTAACAGTTCAAAACTTGAGAGTATTGAAAGTGGTTCCTGAGAAAAACCTTATCGTAGTGAAGGGTTGCGTTCCAGGTCATAAAAATGCTTACGTAACAATTGAGAAGTAA
- the rpmD gene encoding 50S ribosomal protein L30, with amino-acid sequence MSKIKVKQVKSAIKRTQNQKRTLEALGLRKIGHVVEHDATPNILGMINKVKHLVSTEEA; translated from the coding sequence ATGTCAAAGATTAAAGTTAAACAGGTAAAGAGCGCTATTAAAAGAACCCAGAATCAGAAGAGAACTCTGGAGGCATTGGGACTGCGTAAGATTGGGCATGTTGTTGAGCACGATGCAACCCCCAATATCCTTGGAATGATCAATAAGGTAAAACATTTAGTTTCCACTGAGGAGGCTTAA
- the rplB gene encoding 50S ribosomal protein L2, producing MSVRKLKPITPGQRFRVVNGFDAITTDKPEKSLLAPLKKSGGRNSQGKMTIRHRGGGHKRRYRVIDFKRDKQGVDAKIVSIQYDPNRTAFIALVEYKDGKKRYVVAQNGMQVGQKISSGSKASPEIGNALPLSEIPLGTIISCIELRPGQGAVMARSAGTFAQLMAKDGKFVTIKLPSGETRMILANCLATIGAVSNSDHQLLVSGKAGRSRWLGRRPRTRPVAMNPVDHPMGGGEGRASGGHPRSKNGIPAKGFRTRSKTKDTNRYIIERRKK from the coding sequence ATGTCAGTTAGAAAATTAAAACCGATAACCCCTGGACAGCGTTTTAGAGTAGTAAACGGATTTGACGCGATTACTACTGATAAGCCGGAGAAAAGTTTGCTTGCTCCGTTAAAAAAGTCGGGCGGTAGGAACAGTCAAGGAAAAATGACCATACGCCATAGAGGTGGAGGTCATAAAAGAAGGTATCGTGTTATCGACTTCAAAAGAGATAAACAAGGAGTAGATGCTAAAATTGTATCTATACAGTACGATCCCAATAGAACTGCATTTATTGCGCTAGTCGAATATAAAGATGGTAAGAAGAGATATGTAGTTGCCCAAAATGGAATGCAAGTAGGTCAGAAGATATCTTCAGGATCAAAAGCTTCTCCAGAAATAGGAAATGCACTTCCATTGAGTGAAATTCCATTGGGTACTATTATTTCCTGTATCGAATTAAGACCTGGTCAAGGAGCCGTTATGGCTAGAAGTGCAGGTACTTTTGCACAGCTAATGGCTAAGGATGGAAAATTTGTCACTATTAAATTGCCATCTGGTGAAACACGTATGATTTTAGCCAACTGTTTGGCCACTATTGGAGCTGTTTCCAACTCTGATCACCAATTGTTGGTATCCGGTAAAGCAGGTAGAAGCAGATGGTTGGGCAGAAGGCCAAGAACTAGACCAGTAGCAATGAACCCTGTCGATCATCCAATGGGTGGTGGTGAAGGAAGGGCTTCTGGAGGCCATCCAAGATCTAAGAACGGTATTCCTGCCAAAGGATTTAGAACCCGATCTAAGACAAAAGATACGAATAGATATATCATAGAACGTAGAAAGAAATAA